One window of Chamaesiphon minutus PCC 6605 genomic DNA carries:
- the ilvD gene encoding dihydroxy-acid dehydratase codes for MSDNKRSQAITQGVQRSPNRAMLRAVGFGDNDFTKPIVGLANGYSTITPCNMGINSLAIRAEAALRAAGSMPQMFGTITISDGISMGTEGMKYSLVSREVIADSIETVCNGQSLDGVLAIGGCDKNMPGAMIAIARLNIPAIFVYGGTIKPGHHDGKDLTVVSSFEAVGQFSAGKIDMAELTAVERKACPGAGSCGGMFTANTMSSAIEVMGLSLPYSSTMAAEDEEKAVSAEKSAYALVEAVRKQILPSQILTRKAFENAIAVIMAVGGSTNAVLHLLAISRTIGVPLSIDDFEAIRGKVPVICDLKPSGKYVATDLHQAGGIPQVMKILLEQGLLHGDALTISGQTVAEVLADIPSTPRADQDVIRQWDNPMYAQGHLAILKGNLATEGAVAKITGVKKPVIIGPARVFESEEACLDAILAGKIVAGDVIVIRYEGPKGGPGMREMLAPTSAIIGAGLGDTVGLITDGRFSGGTYGMVVGHVAPEAYVGGTIALVNEGDSITIDAPQRLLQLNVSEAELATRRANWQAPAPRYRTGILGKYAKLVSSSSLGAVTDMNLF; via the coding sequence ATGTCAGATAACAAGCGCAGTCAGGCTATTACCCAAGGCGTACAACGATCGCCCAATCGGGCGATGCTCAGAGCTGTTGGTTTTGGGGATAATGACTTTACTAAACCGATCGTCGGCTTGGCTAATGGTTATAGTACGATTACCCCGTGCAATATGGGGATTAACAGCCTTGCAATTCGGGCAGAAGCTGCGCTCAGAGCGGCGGGATCGATGCCGCAGATGTTTGGGACGATTACGATCAGTGATGGGATTTCGATGGGTACTGAGGGGATGAAATATTCTTTAGTGTCGCGGGAAGTAATTGCTGACTCGATCGAAACTGTCTGTAATGGGCAAAGTTTGGATGGTGTATTGGCGATCGGCGGATGTGATAAAAATATGCCAGGAGCGATGATTGCGATCGCGCGGCTGAATATTCCGGCGATCTTTGTCTATGGTGGCACAATTAAGCCAGGACATCACGATGGCAAAGATCTGACTGTCGTTAGTTCCTTTGAGGCTGTCGGTCAATTTAGTGCGGGTAAAATTGACATGGCCGAATTGACGGCTGTGGAGCGAAAAGCTTGTCCTGGTGCTGGTTCCTGCGGGGGGATGTTTACAGCGAATACGATGTCTTCGGCCATCGAAGTCATGGGTTTGAGTCTGCCTTATTCTTCGACGATGGCGGCTGAAGATGAGGAAAAAGCCGTTAGTGCCGAGAAGTCTGCCTACGCGCTGGTTGAAGCCGTGCGCAAACAGATTTTACCATCGCAAATATTGACCAGAAAAGCCTTTGAAAATGCGATCGCGGTAATTATGGCAGTTGGTGGCTCTACAAATGCCGTCTTGCACCTGCTAGCCATCTCTCGGACGATTGGCGTACCCCTGTCGATCGATGATTTTGAAGCTATTCGCGGCAAAGTACCCGTCATCTGCGATCTCAAACCTTCGGGTAAATACGTCGCCACCGACCTCCACCAAGCAGGTGGTATTCCCCAAGTGATGAAAATCCTCTTAGAACAGGGTTTACTCCACGGCGACGCGCTTACCATCAGCGGTCAAACCGTTGCTGAAGTACTAGCCGACATTCCCAGCACCCCCCGCGCCGACCAAGATGTTATCCGGCAATGGGATAATCCGATGTATGCTCAAGGACACCTCGCCATCCTCAAAGGCAATCTCGCCACCGAAGGTGCAGTCGCCAAAATTACAGGCGTCAAAAAGCCCGTCATTATAGGCCCCGCGCGCGTATTTGAATCTGAGGAAGCTTGTCTCGATGCCATCCTTGCTGGAAAAATCGTCGCAGGCGATGTGATTGTCATCCGCTATGAAGGCCCTAAAGGCGGCCCTGGAATGCGAGAAATGCTCGCACCTACTTCTGCCATTATCGGTGCGGGTTTGGGCGATACTGTGGGGTTAATTACCGACGGACGTTTCTCTGGTGGTACTTATGGGATGGTCGTCGGTCACGTCGCGCCAGAAGCCTATGTCGGCGGCACGATCGCACTAGTTAATGAAGGCGATAGTATCACGATCGATGCACCCCAGCGGTTGTTGCAGTTAAATGTCTCGGAGGCAGAATTAGCCACTCGGCGCGCCAACTGGCAAGCACCCGCACCCCGCTACAGAACTGGAATTTTGGGTAAATATGCTAAGTTAGTTTCTTCGAGCAGTCTAGGCGCAGTGACAGATATGAATTTATTCTAA
- the tadA gene encoding tRNA adenosine(34) deaminase TadA, with translation MDINFQLHQHWMARSIELATNAGNAGEVPVGAIIVSPGGEIISEGENRRERDRDPTAHAEIVAIRAAGAYLNSWHLDRCTLYVTLEPCPMCAGAIVAARLGLLVYGADDAKTGSVRTVLNIPDSAASNHKLTVIGGILEATCRQQLQEWFKRKRL, from the coding sequence ATGGATATCAATTTCCAATTACATCAACACTGGATGGCGCGATCGATCGAGTTGGCGACGAACGCGGGGAATGCAGGCGAGGTACCAGTTGGGGCGATAATTGTCAGTCCAGGGGGGGAGATAATTAGTGAAGGTGAAAATCGGCGCGAACGCGATCGCGATCCGACGGCTCATGCAGAAATTGTGGCAATTCGGGCAGCGGGAGCATATCTAAATAGTTGGCATCTCGATCGATGTACGCTATATGTGACGCTCGAACCCTGTCCGATGTGTGCTGGTGCGATCGTAGCGGCGCGACTGGGATTGCTGGTATATGGTGCTGATGATGCCAAAACGGGGAGCGTGCGGACGGTGTTGAATATTCCCGATAGTGCGGCTTCCAATCACAAGTTAACTGTCATTGGTGGCATTTTAGAAGCTACTTGTCGGCAACAGTTACAGGAGTGGTTTAAGCGCAAGCGACTTTAG
- a CDS encoding ABC1 kinase family protein produces MNTTPSNQFSPEMNRVDAPSSQSVAAVSTELVADAEVVNSRRVKEITDDTWLGYDPIAIAQYYSSQPLKVFGRFISIFIPIVNFALGLWLDKITNKSKANLGKRAIQIRGLLTKLGPAYIKIGQALSTRPDLVPPQFLEELAQLQDNIPAFSNEIAYQFIEEELGDRPEAIYAEISDLPIAAASLGQVYKGKLWSGEEVAIKVQRPGLADSIALDLHVVRTLAIWAQTNFKQIRSNLVSIVDEFAERIFEEMDYENEGRNAERFAELYGSMQDIYVPSIYWQYTGRRVLTMEWITGTKLTNLEAVAAQGLDATYLVEVGVQCSLRQLLEHGFFHADPHPGNLLATPDGKLAYLDFGMMSQVKPYQRYGLVEAIVHLVNRDFDGLGRDFVKLEFLTPDTDLTPIIPALSYVFNSSLGATSTNIADLDFKSVTDQLSGVMYEFPFQVPAYYALILRSLATLEGIAISVDPNFKVLAKAYPYVAKRLLTDTAPDLRNSLKELLFKDGSFRWNRLENLLNNARSSDEYDLNQVIDQTLDFILSDRGTFIREYLADEIVRGLDNFGSNTLQSVTHAIQKGIGIKVPTPPVTAQPQSNGLEHIQRIWGILQQTKGFDPTMVLPKIPQILMKSETQSFGQKIASGLTQRMAARLIREVLLQDVPSGIAVNDSLSERRAPQPQLALPTRVRR; encoded by the coding sequence ATGAACACCACACCTTCTAATCAGTTTTCACCAGAGATGAATCGAGTCGATGCTCCGTCTAGCCAGTCAGTAGCAGCCGTATCCACCGAATTAGTGGCTGATGCAGAAGTTGTGAATTCCAGACGCGTCAAAGAAATTACCGACGACACCTGGCTGGGGTACGATCCGATCGCGATCGCTCAGTATTACAGCAGCCAACCGCTGAAAGTATTCGGTCGGTTTATTAGTATCTTTATTCCGATCGTCAATTTTGCATTGGGGTTGTGGCTCGATAAAATTACTAATAAAAGTAAAGCAAATTTAGGTAAACGTGCGATCCAGATTCGGGGGCTGTTAACCAAATTAGGGCCTGCATACATTAAAATCGGTCAGGCACTCTCCACTCGTCCCGACTTAGTACCGCCGCAATTTTTAGAAGAATTAGCTCAATTACAAGATAATATTCCGGCTTTTTCTAACGAGATCGCTTACCAATTTATTGAAGAAGAATTAGGCGATAGGCCCGAAGCTATTTATGCTGAAATTAGCGATTTACCGATCGCCGCAGCATCGCTAGGACAAGTATATAAAGGTAAACTTTGGAGCGGTGAAGAGGTTGCGATCAAAGTTCAACGTCCGGGGCTGGCTGATAGTATCGCTTTAGATCTCCACGTTGTTAGAACTTTGGCAATTTGGGCGCAAACTAATTTTAAACAAATTCGGAGCAATTTGGTCTCGATCGTCGATGAATTTGCCGAGCGCATTTTCGAGGAAATGGACTATGAAAATGAAGGACGTAATGCCGAAAGGTTTGCCGAATTGTACGGTAGTATGCAAGATATCTACGTACCCAGTATTTACTGGCAATACACGGGCAGACGCGTCCTGACAATGGAATGGATTACGGGGACGAAATTAACCAATCTCGAAGCAGTTGCCGCTCAGGGACTCGATGCTACTTACTTAGTCGAAGTTGGCGTCCAATGTTCGCTACGTCAATTATTAGAACACGGTTTCTTTCATGCCGATCCGCATCCTGGCAACTTATTGGCGACACCAGATGGTAAGTTAGCTTACTTGGATTTCGGGATGATGAGCCAAGTAAAACCATATCAACGTTATGGTTTAGTCGAAGCGATCGTGCATTTGGTCAATCGCGATTTTGATGGATTGGGACGCGATTTTGTCAAGTTAGAATTTCTCACTCCCGATACTGATTTGACGCCGATTATTCCGGCTTTATCTTATGTATTTAACAGTTCTCTTGGAGCTACTAGCACCAATATTGCCGATCTAGATTTTAAGAGTGTTACCGATCAACTATCGGGCGTGATGTATGAGTTTCCCTTCCAGGTGCCAGCTTATTATGCTTTGATCTTGCGATCGCTAGCTACTCTCGAAGGTATTGCTATTTCTGTCGATCCTAACTTTAAAGTACTGGCTAAAGCATATCCTTACGTTGCCAAACGACTGCTGACAGATACCGCTCCCGATCTGCGAAACTCGCTTAAGGAACTCTTATTTAAAGATGGTTCCTTCCGCTGGAACCGATTGGAAAACCTGCTCAATAATGCCCGCAGTAGCGATGAATACGATCTCAACCAAGTCATCGATCAAACTTTAGATTTCATTCTCTCCGATCGCGGCACATTTATCCGCGAATATCTTGCCGATGAGATCGTCCGAGGTTTGGATAATTTTGGTAGTAATACACTCCAAAGCGTGACTCATGCGATTCAAAAAGGGATTGGTATCAAGGTGCCTACACCCCCTGTAACGGCCCAACCGCAATCAAATGGTCTAGAGCACATTCAGCGCATTTGGGGCATCTTACAACAGACCAAAGGCTTCGATCCGACGATGGTTTTACCCAAGATTCCTCAAATTTTGATGAAGTCTGAAACCCAGTCCTTCGGCCAAAAAATCGCCAGCGGCTTAACCCAACGGATGGCAGCTCGCTTGATTCGCGAAGTATTGTTGCAAGATGTCCCCAGCGGGATCGCGGTTAACGATTCGTTATCAGAGCGTCGCGCACCGCAACCGCAGCTCGCTTTACCTACTCGCGTCAGACGGTAA
- a CDS encoding lysophospholipid acyltransferase family protein, with protein MTDSPLATTTKDLTSSTDGRQTGVSPWLKKIIYPLGQYLVLPNYFREIEIIGQENIPQTGAAILAPTHRTRWDAMLIPYACGPYVTGRDLRFMVSIDEMKGIQGWFASRLGGFAIDTNKPGIASIRNSVDLLHNGEMLTIFPEGNIFRDGTLHPLKKGLSRIAMQAEALKPGLDLKIIPINLNYEHPIVKFRDRVSIQIGTPIDVQNYQQFSTKTGAEKIHQDLTQALAHLMQQPQANSV; from the coding sequence ATGACAGACTCACCACTTGCTACCACCACCAAAGATCTCACCTCATCAACCGATGGACGCCAAACTGGCGTCTCCCCCTGGCTGAAGAAAATTATCTACCCCCTCGGCCAATACCTAGTTCTCCCTAACTATTTCCGCGAGATCGAAATCATCGGCCAAGAAAATATTCCCCAGACAGGCGCAGCTATCCTTGCACCCACTCATCGCACCAGATGGGATGCAATGCTGATCCCCTACGCATGTGGCCCTTACGTCACTGGCAGAGATTTACGATTCATGGTTAGCATCGACGAAATGAAAGGCATTCAGGGATGGTTTGCCAGCCGATTGGGCGGTTTTGCGATCGATACCAATAAGCCGGGGATCGCCAGTATCCGTAATAGTGTCGATCTACTCCACAATGGTGAAATGCTGACTATTTTTCCCGAAGGTAATATCTTCCGCGATGGTACCCTCCACCCACTCAAAAAGGGATTATCCCGAATCGCCATGCAAGCCGAAGCTCTCAAGCCAGGATTAGATCTCAAAATTATCCCTATCAATCTCAATTACGAGCATCCGATTGTTAAATTTCGAGATCGAGTCTCGATTCAGATCGGCACACCAATAGACGTGCAGAATTATCAACAATTTTCGACAAAAACTGGTGCTGAAAAAATCCATCAAGATCTAACTCAAGCGTTGGCGCACTTGATGCAGCAACCTCAGGCAAATTCGGTTTAG
- a CDS encoding glutathione binding-like protein, whose protein sequence is MSTIDLYTFTTPNGRKPLIMLEEIGLPYTNHAIDISKGEQFKPEYVAINPNSKIPAMVDRETDLTIFESGAILIYLAEKSGQLLPTAPKNRFQVLQWLMLQMGSIGPMFGQLGHFKHAAPEKIPYAIERYEKETLRLYSVLDGQLTDHTFIADDDYSIADIATYPWVANYERLGLTLDGHPHLKRWVELLQQRPAVQRAMTMSL, encoded by the coding sequence ATGAGTACGATCGATCTTTATACATTTACGACGCCTAATGGCCGCAAACCGTTAATTATGCTCGAAGAAATCGGTCTGCCCTATACTAATCATGCGATCGACATCAGTAAAGGGGAGCAGTTTAAACCAGAGTATGTGGCGATTAATCCCAACAGTAAGATTCCTGCAATGGTCGATCGCGAAACAGATTTAACGATTTTTGAATCGGGTGCCATCCTAATTTATCTAGCTGAAAAGTCAGGACAACTTTTACCAACCGCCCCAAAAAATCGATTTCAAGTATTGCAATGGTTGATGCTGCAAATGGGCAGTATCGGCCCGATGTTCGGACAATTAGGACACTTTAAACACGCAGCACCAGAAAAAATTCCCTACGCGATCGAGCGTTACGAAAAAGAAACATTAAGGCTCTATAGTGTCTTAGATGGTCAACTAACCGACCATACATTTATTGCTGATGATGATTATTCCATTGCCGACATTGCTACCTATCCGTGGGTTGCCAACTACGAGCGACTCGGTTTGACTTTAGACGGACACCCGCACCTCAAACGGTGGGTAGAGTTATTGCAACAACGTCCAGCAGTACAAAGAGCGATGACAATGAGTCTCTAG
- the hemW gene encoding radical SAM family heme chaperone HemW, producing the protein MTLTASDTHIIPPDPIATFLPTAAYIHIPFCRRRCYYCDFPVFVVGDRHNGASSGNIQLYVDRLATEIVTQINYHRPLETVFFGGGTPSLLTIEQLGQILDLLATKFGIASNAEISMEIDPGTFDLAQLQGYLQAGVNRVSIGVQAFQDNLLQLCGRSHTVDDIYAAVDLIQQGGVSNWSLDLISGLPQQSIDNWVASLQSAIALNPAHISCYDLIVEAQTPFAKQYQPGDKPLPSDETTAQMYRTAQQILSGAGYAHYEISNYAKPGYQCRHNLTYWQNLPYYAFGMGAASNLENYRFTRPRKTQEYYQWIADGCNWRVDPTPAADRFLETLMLGLRLSRGVSLKALESEFGIEPVNNLLKCLQRYQDRGWVEIVSVNDRDRYLRLSDPEGLLFSNVVLTEIFSQDF; encoded by the coding sequence ATGACATTAACTGCGTCCGATACACACATCATCCCACCCGATCCGATCGCGACGTTTTTACCAACTGCGGCTTATATCCACATACCCTTCTGTCGGCGGCGGTGCTATTATTGCGACTTTCCCGTCTTTGTCGTGGGCGATCGCCACAATGGTGCGAGTTCTGGTAATATCCAACTTTATGTCGATCGATTGGCGACGGAAATAGTCACCCAAATAAATTACCATCGACCTCTAGAGACAGTGTTCTTCGGTGGTGGTACCCCCTCATTGCTTACCATCGAACAATTAGGGCAGATTTTAGACTTATTAGCCACCAAATTTGGGATCGCCAGCAATGCCGAAATCTCGATGGAAATCGATCCGGGGACATTCGATCTGGCTCAACTTCAGGGTTATCTCCAGGCGGGGGTAAATCGCGTCAGTATCGGGGTGCAAGCCTTCCAGGACAACTTATTGCAATTATGCGGTCGATCGCATACTGTGGACGATATTTATGCGGCTGTAGACCTAATTCAGCAAGGCGGTGTCTCTAACTGGAGCCTCGATCTGATCTCTGGATTGCCCCAACAATCGATCGATAATTGGGTAGCTTCCCTACAGTCTGCGATCGCCCTCAATCCCGCTCATATTTCCTGCTACGATCTGATTGTCGAAGCGCAAACCCCCTTCGCCAAGCAATATCAACCCGGCGATAAACCTTTACCCAGCGACGAAACCACCGCACAGATGTATCGTACTGCCCAGCAAATCTTAAGTGGTGCTGGTTACGCACATTATGAGATTTCTAACTACGCAAAACCTGGCTACCAGTGTCGCCACAATCTCACCTACTGGCAAAATCTCCCCTACTATGCCTTCGGGATGGGTGCAGCCAGCAATCTCGAAAATTATCGCTTTACCCGTCCCCGCAAGACTCAGGAATACTATCAATGGATCGCCGATGGCTGCAATTGGCGCGTAGATCCAACCCCCGCAGCCGATCGGTTTTTAGAAACTTTGATGCTAGGATTGCGATTGTCTCGTGGCGTAAGTCTCAAAGCTCTTGAATCTGAATTTGGGATCGAGCCAGTAAACAATCTCTTAAAATGCCTACAACGATATCAAGATCGGGGATGGGTGGAGATTGTCTCAGTTAACGATCGAGATCGCTATTTAAGATTATCAGATCCGGAAGGTTTACTATTTTCTAATGTCGTGTTGACCGAAATATTCAGTCAAGATTTTTAA